Part of the Tachyglossus aculeatus isolate mTacAcu1 unplaced genomic scaffold, mTacAcu1.pri scaffold_130_arrow_ctg1, whole genome shotgun sequence genome is shown below.
gattacctcagagctaccccagtgcttagaacagtgcttggcacataataagcatttaacaagtaccataataatcattattatcagtatggcACAGATGTCCTATACCTCAGGCCTTTCTCTGATACTCTGAGCACTTTTGCTGCTGAGTAGTGGATCTGTATGTGGTCAGCCTTCCCCACTCTTTGCCTCCCTGCAGGCATCCTTCAGGAGAGAAGGGTGCTCCCCTGGCAAAGTATGCCGGGCTGGGCCATGCTTATACGAGGCAAGGgtagggccatggggaggaggtgaaaaagagaaggaggccaGTGGCCCCCAAGACTGATaacgagctcagtcttggacatattgagttttagatggcgggcacacatccagatggagatgtcctgaagacaggaggagatatgagcctggagggagggagagagagcaggggcagagatgtagatttgggcattatcagcgtagagatgatagttgaagccgtgggagcgaatcaatcaattaatcaatcgtatttattgagcgcttactgtgtgcagagcacggtactaagcgctggggaaatacaagttggcaacatatagagacagttcctacccaacagtgggctcacagtctaaaagtgagcgaatgagttcaccaagagagtgagtgtagatagagaacagaagaggacctgacccttgaggaattgacccttaaggaacccctacagtaagggtatgggtgagggaggaggagccctcaagggagactgagaatgaacggccagagagataggaggagaaccagaacaggacggagtctttgaagccaaggttggatagtgtgttgaggacaagggggtgatccacagtgtcgaaggcagctgagatgtcgaggaggattaggatacagtaggagccattggatttggcaagaaggaggtcattggtgaccattgggagggtagttttggtggagtgtaggggatggaagccagattggagggggtcaaggagagagttggcgttgaggagcTCGAGttagcgagtgtagacgactcattccaggagtttggaaaagaagggtaggagtgagatagtgtgataactagaaggggaggggggtcaaGACAGGGCTTTTCTAGGAtggaggagacgtgggcatgtttgaaggcagaggggatggaacaactggagagtgagcggttgaagatggaaattaagaaggggaggagggaagtattAAAGGAAGGAGTATCAAAGTACTCATTCTGGGAGTTTCTAGCTCACCCCAGCTTGGGTGAGTGAGGAGATTGGTAAGACTTGGAGGGAtctgaggagagatgggagatctTGGAAGACTGTAAAGATTAGGAACACCTGCGAAACTGTAGGACTACGGAGACCTGTGTAAATTGGGGAAAACGGGAAATACTACGGATATTTGGGAATACTGGGGAAATCGTCTCAGCAGAGGGGAGCAGAGAATGTGACAGAAGAGGGGCTATGGTGGGAGCCAAGTTCGCCGTTGTCCATGTCATGTGGTTACCCTgggtgctcagtcttcatccccggggGGCATGTTTGGGCTGGCAAAGCCAAGGGGCTGAGGACAGATGGCACTGCCCAGTGTCTGGATCCACTTAGACCGGCCACTCTCCAAGGGGCTCCAGGGGCAGCTCGGAGGGAAGAATTGCTGCCCCATGAATGGGCAGAACATTTGCAGCTTCCCATCCACTTGGTCCCAGGTCCTAGTTTGAAGGCTGGATGCCTGTGCCCATGTGCTGCCTCGCTGTGCTGGCTGACGGGGAAAATCTGATCAAGAGGGTCATGGGGAGCAGAAGGTGCAGGGGATGAGACATGAGGCCTAcaaatccctggttcccctccaggAAGCACAACTACTACCTGAGGGCTCCAtaaactcccaatcaatcaacaatcagtcaatcattcaatattatttattgaacagttactgcgtactgtgtactaaggacttgggagactacaacggagttggtagacatgttcctagcccacaatgaactttccatctatagaaggagacagacagtataataaattacagataggggaaatagtgaaatataacgatatgtacataaatgctgtgggactagagtgagtatcaaagtgctgaagGTGTAGatatccaagtgcctaggtgacacagaagggaggacatATAGgagaatgagggcttggtcagggaagaccttctggaggagatatgattttaggaggggagagtggtggactatctGATATAAACtgcgagggagttccaggccagaaggaggaggatatgGGCAATGATCGGTGGTGGCAtacatgagactgaggtacagggaattgGATGGTGTTAAAAGAGCAGagagtgtggattgggttgtaatagCAAATCAGAGAgggaagtcaaggataataccaaagttatgggacagggaggatagtggtactgtctacagttggAGTTGGAAGGTAAAGAGGTTTGTTTTGGATACATTAAATTTGAgttatcctgaagacaggagggaatgtgagaatGCCTAGAAGGATAGAGattaggactggagatgtagatttggtaatcatccacatagggttggaattgaagctgtgagagtgaatgagttctccaagggaatgggagtagctggagaacagaagggaatgcAGGACTGATCCTTGAAGTACCCTCACAGTTAaagagtgagaggcagaggagaagcctgtgtaggagactgagaaggagctaccagagagatagaaggagaactagGAAAGACCcttatcagtgaagccaaggttggatggttCTGGGATAGTGGGTGatggacagtgttgaaggcagcagaaaagtcgaggaagattaggaaggAATATAGGTCtcgggatttggcaagaagaaggtcattggtgaccttagagagagtcCAAGATAAGTTGACAGAATGAGGCAGGTGGGAATCAATTCGAGAActttttctggaggaggtgaccttgtAAAGGGGGGCTTTGAATGACCTGAATCCCCCCAGACCAGGGCTTAGCCAGCTCAGGATGCTGTCTCTGACATGGCTTCCAAGATGCCGGGAGGTAACATGTGCTGCTGTCTTCCTGGACACCAGCCTTCAGAGTTAGGGGTGGACCACCCCACTaccctctctgtcccctttccaCCCATGACTCTCCTTCCAGTGGCTCAACACAGTCCATACAAACCCCCTGAGTCACTCACCCCACTTCGGAGACTCCCGCAGTGACCCAGAACCCTTGACTCACCCAGCAACCTGTGCAATGAAATGACCAGGTGGTTCCAGGAAGTTTGTATAGCTAAATGAATGGGAAGTTCCTAaaggatgagtgtgtgtgtgtgtgtgtgtgtgtgtgtgtgtgtgtgtgtgtgtgtgttggtgaggGGGTGGTGCACTTCCCCTCTTTGCCCCCAGCCCGCCATCAGGATTTCTTCGTCCTAGGGGCAAAGTCTGTTTCCCGTGTCTCTTCCCCCCAGCTGTTTCCCATGTCCCTTATCTCCAATTGTTTCCTGTACCTATTTCCTCTAGTTATTTCCAGTGCCCCTTAGCCTTTAGTTGTTTCTGGTGCCCCTGCCCCTCTAGCTGTTTACTCTCCAGATCTGTTTCTCGTGCTCCTTGCCCTCCACCTCTATCATTTCCCCATGGGGACAAGAAACTAGACCAGTGGCTCTGCATTCATGCTCCAAAGCATAGCCAACGCTAGGCAACAGCGGCCCCTCTTTGTGCTATTCCTGGGTCTGTACCTGGTCACTGTGGTGGAGAacctgctcatcgtcctggccATCAGGACAGACTCCCGCCTCCActgccccatgtacttcttcctcgccaACCTGTCTCTGGTAGACATCGGCTTCTCCTCTATCACTGTGCCCAGCCTGCTGGGAACGCTCTTCACTAGAACCCAGGATGTTTCTTACAGTGGCTGCCTGgcccagatgtatttcttcaTTGCCTTTGGAGCCACCGAGAACTTCCTCCTGGCTGTGATGGCCTATGATCTCTACTTGGCCATCTGCAATCTGCCGCATTATTCGGTGGTCATGAGCCGTCAGCATTGTGCCCTGCTGGTGGTTGCCTGCTGGCTGGTATCTCACCTCCACTCCCTGCTGCACTCCCTCCTGATGACCCAAatgaccttctgtgcctcccatGAAATTCCCCTCTACTTCTGTGACGTCTtccccctgctgaagatctcctgctccgatccCCACATCAACTTCCTTGTGGTGTACACAGAAGGGGCCGCCATAGTCAACAGTGCCCTTCTGATGGTCCTGGCCTCCTACGCCCACATTATCACCGCAGTTCTGCGGGGGCCCTCGGCCCATGGGAGGCGCAAGGCCTTCGCTACCTGAAGCTCCCACCTACCTGCAGTATGGCTCTTCTATGGCACCGTTGTTTGGGTCTACTTCCAGCCATCATCCAGCTTCTCCTCCGAGCGGGTCACCACAGTCACAGTCATTTACACAAAAATCACCCCTCTcctgaacccctttatctacagcCTGCATAACAGAGACCTACACCAGGCCTTGCCCTCCTGGCTCTGTGCCCTCAGACCCTATAtccttggccttggtccccagcATCCTGAGATCCCAGCTTTATGTCCCCGGACTGGGCTACATGGGCTCTGTGCCTCCAAACCAATCCTTCAGCCCCAGTCTGTGCCCCCGACCCTGCATACCTCATCCTGCACCCTCAACCTTGTGCTCTCAGATCCTGCAACTCTAGCTCTGTGTCCCTTGCTTTGCACCCCCAACCTTGTGCCCCCAACTCTGCATCCCTGGACCTTGTACTCCCTTCCCTTGGTAGCCGGGTCATTGTTCGGGAAGCCCAACTCGAAGACCAGGAACACGGATCATGAGCCCACCAGAGAAGCTACCTGATGTCTCTGACATTTTTATTGACAACACGCTCCTCTCACCGCTTGCACCTACAATCTGGCAGGTCAACACTGGCCAAGAAATGTCCTGGATGGTGAGACAGCGGTGGGCACAAAACAAGAATTGTAGCCCCGAATGCGGAGTTgggtgaggagagaagcagcatggctcagtggaaaagagcatgggctttggagtcagaggtcatgggttgattcattcagtcattcattcattccatcgtatttattgagcgcttactgcatgcagaggagtgtaccaagcgcttgggaagtacaagttggtaacatatagagacggtccctacccaacagtcggctcacactctagaagggggagtcagagaacaaaacaaaacacattaacaaaataaaataaatagaatatgtacaagtaaaataaataaataaatagagtaataagtgcgtacaaacatatatacatatatacaggtgctgtgtggaagggaaggaggtaaggctgaggggatggagagggggaggagagggagaggaaggagggggagaggaaagagggggagaggaaggagggcgctcagtctgggttcaaatcccatttccgccacttgtcagttatgtgactttgggcaagtcacttaacttctctggacctcagttacctcatctgtaaatggggattaagactgtgagccccccgtggggcaacccgatcaccttgtaacctccccagcgctttgaactgtgctttgcacatagtaagtgcttaataaatgccatcattattattattattcattcaatcatatttattgggcacttactgtctgcagaggactgtactaaatgcctgggagagtgcaatacaataacaaAGCACATTCTCCGCTttcaacgaccttacagtctagaggcattgt
Proteins encoded:
- the LOC119922921 gene encoding LOW QUALITY PROTEIN: olfactory receptor 1361-like (The sequence of the model RefSeq protein was modified relative to this genomic sequence to represent the inferred CDS: substituted 1 base at 1 genomic stop codon), which codes for MLQSIANARQQRPLFVLFLGLYLVTVVENLLIVLAIRTDSRLHCPMYFFLANLSLVDIGFSSITVPSLLGTLFTRTQDVSYSGCLAQMYFFIAFGATENFLLAVMAYDLYLAICNLPHYSVVMSRQHCALLVVACWLVSHLHSLLHSLLMTQMTFCASHEIPLYFCDVFPLLKISCSDPHINFLVVYTEGAAIVNSALLMVLASYAHIITAVLRGPSAHGRRKAFATXSSHLPAVWLFYGTVVWVYFQPSSSFSSERVTTVTVIYTKITPLLNPFIYSLHNRDLHQALPSWLCALRPYILGLGPQHPEIPALCPRTGLHGLCASKPILQPQSVPPTLHTSSCTLNLVNTGQEMSWMARDQSSAVNTFQASLDTVPDLQLINSCIINSS